Proteins from a genomic interval of Sparus aurata chromosome 21, fSpaAur1.1, whole genome shotgun sequence:
- the lpin2 gene encoding phosphatidate phosphatase LPIN2 isoform X4: MNYVGQLAGQVLVTVKELYKGINQATLSGCIDVVVVRQRDGTYQCSPFHVRFGKLGVLRSKEKVIDIEVNGEPVDLHMKLGDNGEAFFVQESEQLNQIVPAHLATSPIPTESHLFWMSEVEHRAAKDLEDDPVDPEDTPEPPAPSTTATKKKKRRRKKHKGDPRREELTPPMSVSTGNAIAANAPAATTAAISGNGQNEEIFEMDLSSDEEAAVRVSRSPSVTTMRDIDPKLPAARHNLDGYPLSDGDWPADDSHGLSQAFSPKSDSELMVRPSESMLRAESHMQWTWGEFPETTRVTKKEKPELLKTVTITPSETTHFRVILSSEAMENETDIEKEDAAPSSSVCTIIKPKPRTPVTAVTMNPLASVSTVTSLSPITPSEPLDVLPSSVATSTPSNSQQSDSPSKKKEGVPKRSQHQGPEDIYLDDLNVLEPDVAARYFPKSESEAATKHWMDSEMHSGSQSPQSVGSAAADSGTECLSDSASDLPDVTLSLCGGLTENAEISKERFMEHIITYHEFAESPAIIDNPNLVVKIGNRYYNWTLAAPLILSLQAFQKNLPKATEEAWVKEKMPKKSGRWWFWRKRADSTIKQSETKLETKEDSHLEEEGPSISQEKLPLPPKQGDSSSDEESKEVSAVSCQERLQPVDSQHHPSPHTYRKSLRLSSDQIASLKLKEGPNDVTFSITTQYQGTCRCEGTIYLWNWDDKVIISDIDGTITKSDVFGQILPQLGKDWTHQGIAKLYHSVAENGYKFLYCSARAIGMADMTRGYLQWVNDGGTILPRGPLMLSPSSLFSAFHREVIEKKPEIFKIECLTDIKNLFQHNKQPFYAAFGNRTNDVFAYKEVGVPVCRIFTVNPKGELIQEQTKGNKSSYSRLSELVEHVFPLLSKEQNEAFVMPEYSSFCYWRQPIPVINPDELL; the protein is encoded by the exons ATCGACATTGAAGTGAATGGAGAGCCGGTGGATCTGCACATGAAGCTTGGTGACAATGGAGAGGCCTTTTTTGTCCAGGAATCTGAGCAACTGAAC CAGATTGTCCCCGCCCACCTGGCCACCTCCCCAATCCCCACCGAGAGTCACCTGTTCTGGATGTCAGAGGTTGAGCACAGGGCAGCAAAAGATCTGGAGGATGACCCTGTTGACCCAGAGGACACACCTGAGCCCCCAGCTCCGAGCACCACGGccacaaaaaagaagaagagacggaggaaGAAGCACAAAGGAGACCCCCGAAGAGAGGAGCTGACCCCCCCGATGTCAGTCAGTACTGGTAATGCTATTGCTGCTAATGCACCTGCTGCTACGACTGCTGCTATATCCGGCAATGGGCAAAATGAAGAGATCTTTGAGATGGACCTGAGCTCTGATGAGGAAGCTGCAGTGCGTGTCTCAAG GTCACCATCAGTGACCACAATGCGAGACATTGACCCCAAATTACCTGCAGCCAGACACAACCTTGATGGTTATCCACTGTCTGATGGGGATTGGCCAGCAGACGACAG TCACGGCTTGTCTCAGGCCTTCTCTCCTAAGAGTGACTCTGAATTGATGGTCAGGCCCTCAGAGAGTATGCTCAGAGCTGAGTCCCACATGCAGTGGACCTGGGGAGAGTTTCCTGAAACAACCAGG GTCACCAAAAAAGAGAAACCAGAACTACTAAAAACAGTGACCATCACCCCATCAGAGACCACCCACTTCCGCGTCATCCTCAGCTCTGAGGCCATGGAAAACGAGACGGATATTGAAAAGGAAGACGCTGCCCCGTCCTCCTCAGTGTGTACCATCATCAAGCCCAAGCCACGCACCCCTGTCACCGCTGTGACCATGAATCCTCTTGCATCTGTCAGCACCGTAACCTCTCTGAGTCCTATAACCCCATCAGAGCCCCTGGATGTTCTTCCATCCAGCGTTGCAACGTCCACCCCTTCTAACAGCCAACAGAGTGATTCACCCTCAAAGAAGAAAG AAGGTGTCCCAAAGAGGAGCCAGCATCAGGGTCCTGAGGATATCTACCTAGATGACCTGAATGTACTTGAACCTGATGTCGCTGCACGATATTTTCCTAAGAG TGAGTCTGAGGCAGCGACGAAGCACTGGATGGACTCCGAGATGCATTCTGGATCACAGTCGCCACAGTCTGTGGGTAGTGCAGCAGCTGACAGCGGAACAGAGTGTCTGTCTGACTCAGCGAGTGACCTCCCTGACGTCACTCTTTCTCTGTGTGGAGGCCTCacagaaaatgctgaaatatCCAAAG AAAGGTTCATGGAGCATATCATCACCTATCATGAATTTGCTGAAAGCCCAGCAATTATAGATAACCCCAACCTGGTAGTGAAGATAGGAAATAG gtATTATAATTGGACACTAGCTGCACCTTTGATTCTCAGTCTACAAGCATTTCAGAAGAATTTACCAAAG GCTACAGAGGAGGCCTGGGTGAAGGAGAAAATGCCTAAGAAGTCAGGCCGCTGGTGGTTCTGGCGAAAGAGGGCAGATAGTACAATCAAGCAG TCGGAGACCAAGCTTGAAACTAAGGAGGACTCTCATCTTGAGGAGGAAGGACCCTCCATATCTCAGGAGAAACTGCCCTTACC GCCAAAACAAGGAGACTCATCCAGTGATGAAGAATCCAAGGAGGTGAGCGCTGTATCCTGTCAGGAGAGACTTCAGCCAGTTGATAGTCAGCACCACCCCAGCCCACACACTTACAGGAAGTCACTACGCCTCTCTTCTGATCAGATA GCCAGTCTGAAACTGAAGGAGGGACCTAATGATGTGACGTTTAGCATCACCACCCAATACCAGGGCACATGCCGCTGCGAAGGCACCATCTACCTATGGAACTGGGATGACAAAGTCATCATCTCTGACATTGATGGCACCATCACCAA GTCAGATGTGTTTGGACAAATCCTGCCACAGTTGGGGAAGGACTGGACCCACCAGGGCATTGCCAAGCTCTACCACTCAGTAGCTGA GAACGGGTACAAGTTCTTGTACTGCTCAGCGCGGGCTATCGGCATGGCAGACATGACAAGAGGTTACCTGCAGTGGGTCAATGACGGAGGCACTATTCTACCCCGGGGACCTCTCATGCTGTCTCCCAGCAGCCTTTTCTCTGCTTTCCACAG gGAGGTCATTGAGAAGAAACCAGAGATCTTCAAGATTGAATGCCTTACAGATATCAAGAACCTGTTCCAGCATAACAAGCAGCCATTCTACGCTGCCTTTGGGAATAGAACTAAT GATGTGTTTGCCTATAAAGAGGTGGGTGTTCCGGTGTGTAGGATCTTCACAGTCAATCCCAAAGGAGAGCTGATCCAGGAACAGACCAAGGGAAACAAGTCCTC TTACAGCAGGCTCAGTGAGCTGGTAGAACACGTGTTCCCTCTGTTGAGTAAAGAGCAGAACGAGGCCTTTGTCATGCCAGAGTACAGCTCCTTCTGTTACTGGAGGCAGCCCATACC